The Erythrobacter sp. JK5 genome includes a region encoding these proteins:
- a CDS encoding acyl-CoA dehydrogenase family protein, translated as MDFNLTDEQRELQDTARKFARAELPALARDMEHRDYPVPHDMLRTYGEMGFLGINLPEEYGGLGLGHLEALLVLEEFAQISNAVAFPVFEALVGPVRTIERFGSDAMKAKVLPEVIRGEKVVAVSMSEPDAGTALTDLKTSAVADGNPGSGSGAGGYVVNGTKRWTSGGGHSDYYVTYCRFTDDPGAKGIGAILLEKDMKGMNFGKREELMGFRGIPTADISIENVQVPGENVIVGAGGFGKLMSAFGLERCGNATQALGLAAAALEQALAYTQEREAFGKPIVDFQAVQIKLAEMAMKVDAARLLIHRAAANASAQPDGLPTVYESSLAKCYANEIVREVTALGMQVMGGYGYHKDYGMEQRLRDAYAWGIAGGAIDVQKTNIAAAMIGRRFDQRR; from the coding sequence ATGGACTTCAATCTGACCGACGAGCAGCGCGAACTGCAGGATACCGCGCGCAAGTTCGCTCGCGCCGAATTGCCCGCTCTGGCCCGCGACATGGAGCACAGGGACTATCCTGTCCCGCACGACATGCTGCGGACTTACGGGGAGATGGGATTTCTCGGCATCAACCTGCCGGAAGAATACGGCGGTCTGGGGCTGGGCCATCTCGAAGCGCTGCTTGTGCTCGAGGAATTCGCGCAGATCTCCAATGCCGTGGCCTTCCCGGTGTTCGAAGCGCTGGTCGGCCCGGTGCGCACGATCGAGCGGTTCGGATCGGACGCGATGAAGGCGAAGGTCCTCCCCGAAGTCATTCGCGGCGAGAAGGTCGTCGCGGTGTCGATGTCCGAACCCGATGCCGGGACCGCGCTGACCGACCTCAAGACCAGTGCGGTGGCAGACGGCAACCCCGGATCGGGGTCCGGGGCAGGCGGCTACGTCGTCAACGGCACCAAGCGCTGGACCAGCGGCGGCGGGCACTCGGACTATTACGTGACCTATTGCCGGTTCACCGATGATCCCGGCGCGAAGGGTATCGGCGCGATCCTGCTCGAAAAGGACATGAAGGGGATGAACTTCGGCAAGCGCGAGGAGCTGATGGGCTTTCGCGGCATCCCCACTGCCGACATTTCGATCGAGAACGTGCAGGTGCCCGGCGAGAACGTCATCGTCGGCGCGGGCGGGTTCGGCAAGCTGATGAGCGCGTTCGGGCTGGAGCGGTGCGGCAACGCGACGCAGGCGCTCGGTCTGGCGGCGGCGGCCCTGGAACAGGCGCTCGCCTACACGCAGGAGCGCGAGGCGTTCGGCAAACCGATCGTCGATTTCCAGGCGGTGCAGATCAAGCTTGCCGAGATGGCGATGAAGGTCGATGCGGCGCGGCTGCTGATCCACCGGGCGGCGGCCAACGCTTCGGCGCAGCCCGATGGCCTGCCCACGGTCTACGAAAGCTCGCTCGCCAAATGCTACGCCAACGAGATCGTGCGCGAGGTCACCGCGCTCGGGATGCAGGTGATGGGCGGCTATGGCTATCACAAGGATTACGGGATGGAGCAGCGCCTGCGCGACGCCTATGCCTGGGGCATCGCCGGCGGGGCGATCGACGTGCAGAAGACCAATATCGCCGCGGCGATGATCGGGCGGCGATTCGACCAGCGGCGATAG
- a CDS encoding SDR family NAD(P)-dependent oxidoreductase, translated as MPDLSGKVAIVTGCASGIGAATVRRLRTDGADVLGTDIAVDAGTALCEQAGAQFAEQDVADVALWPEIVSRAVNVWGRLDILVNNAGTVSSLSIEDVTDEAWARIYAINVTGTMAGCRAAIAAMKDNPDGSSGAIVNIASTSAMAALPSDVAYCSSKGAVRVLSKSVATHCAKHGYNIRCNTVIPGATETGILTAAEEQMPGLMAAVAATSPLNRLADPAETAAAIAFLASDECPFMTGAEMLVDGGALSIHPGF; from the coding sequence GTGCCCGATCTCTCGGGCAAGGTCGCGATCGTCACCGGCTGCGCCAGCGGGATTGGTGCGGCGACCGTCAGGCGGCTGCGCACGGACGGGGCCGACGTCCTCGGAACCGATATCGCCGTCGACGCGGGCACGGCGCTGTGCGAGCAGGCTGGCGCGCAGTTCGCGGAGCAGGACGTCGCCGATGTGGCGCTGTGGCCGGAGATCGTCTCCCGGGCGGTGAATGTCTGGGGTCGGCTCGACATTCTGGTCAACAATGCCGGGACGGTGTCCTCGCTATCGATCGAGGATGTGACCGACGAAGCGTGGGCGCGGATCTACGCGATCAACGTCACCGGCACGATGGCGGGTTGCCGCGCGGCGATTGCAGCGATGAAGGACAATCCAGACGGGTCGTCGGGCGCGATCGTCAATATCGCGTCGACCTCCGCCATGGCGGCGCTGCCGAGCGATGTCGCCTACTGTTCCAGCAAGGGCGCGGTGCGGGTGCTCTCGAAGTCGGTGGCGACGCATTGCGCCAAGCACGGCTACAACATCCGCTGCAACACCGTGATCCCGGGCGCGACAGAGACGGGAATCCTCACCGCGGCGGAAGAACAGATGCCCGGCCTGATGGCTGCCGTGGCCGCGACCTCGCCGCTCAACCGGCTGGCCGATCCAGCCGAGACCGCCGCCGCGATCGCCTTCCTCGCCAGCGACGAATGCCCGTTCATGACCGGTGCGGAAATGCTGGTCGATGGCGGAGCGCTGTCGATCCATCCGGGCTTCTAG
- a CDS encoding low specificity L-threonine aldolase encodes MTTPRPFLSDNAAAVHPYVWDAMRAADNADNPYDGDTLSAQLDERFSALFGRECAAVWVATGTAANCLALATMVQPHGGVVCHEEAHIEVDEGGAPGFYLHGAKLMLAGGEGAKLTPQDIAALIDPIRDDVHQVQPHAIAITQASEYGRSYTPGELAVLAEFATARRLGLHMDGARFANAAAFPGGTAQEAARAAAGPVDSLAFGFIKNGGMSAEAVILFDPQQADLVKYRRKRAGHLQCKGRYLAAQILAMLDDDLWLANARHANAAAQEIAAGCGQRLLHPVEANELFVHLTPKEREALRGQDFAFYDWGDDAARFVTAWNTEDADAVALGRAIAAL; translated from the coding sequence ATGACCACGCCCAGACCATTCCTGTCCGACAATGCCGCCGCGGTGCACCCCTATGTCTGGGACGCGATGCGCGCAGCCGACAACGCCGACAATCCCTATGACGGCGATACGCTTTCGGCGCAGCTCGACGAACGTTTTTCGGCGCTGTTCGGGCGCGAATGTGCCGCTGTGTGGGTCGCCACCGGAACCGCCGCCAATTGCCTTGCACTGGCCACCATGGTGCAGCCGCATGGCGGGGTGGTGTGTCACGAGGAAGCGCATATCGAGGTCGATGAAGGCGGGGCGCCGGGGTTCTACCTCCATGGCGCGAAGCTGATGCTGGCGGGCGGTGAGGGCGCGAAGCTGACCCCTCAGGATATCGCCGCGCTGATCGATCCGATCCGCGACGATGTGCACCAGGTGCAGCCGCACGCGATCGCGATCACCCAGGCGAGCGAATACGGGCGCAGCTATACGCCCGGCGAGCTGGCGGTGCTGGCCGAATTTGCCACCGCCCGCCGCCTTGGCCTGCACATGGACGGCGCGCGGTTCGCCAATGCGGCGGCGTTTCCGGGCGGTACGGCGCAGGAGGCCGCCCGCGCGGCTGCCGGCCCGGTCGACAGTCTCGCGTTCGGCTTCATCAAGAACGGCGGGATGAGCGCGGAGGCGGTGATCCTGTTCGATCCGCAGCAGGCCGATCTCGTCAAGTATCGCCGCAAGCGCGCCGGGCACCTGCAATGCAAGGGCCGCTATCTCGCAGCGCAGATTCTGGCCATGCTCGACGACGACCTGTGGCTTGCCAATGCGCGCCACGCCAATGCCGCAGCGCAGGAGATCGCCGCCGGCTGCGGTCAGCGGCTGCTGCACCCGGTCGAGGCCAACGAGCTGTTCGTGCACCTTACCCCAAAGGAGCGCGAGGCGCTGCGCGGTCAGGATTTCGCCTTTTACGACTGGGGTGACGATGCCGCCCGGTTCGTCACCGCCTGGAACACCGAAGACGCCGACGCCGTCGCGCTGGGACGGGCCATCGCGGCTCTATGA
- a CDS encoding DMT family transporter codes for MTTAEQGMLRARVILPFLITGTIWGSTWFVITGQIDGVPAAWSVFYRFALATPALFLVAYLMKRRLKLTRPEHRLAALVGIFQFSGNFLFVYHSELYVTSGIVAMMFGLLMVPNAIFGRIFLGERVQGGFLLGSAVAIVGVSLLLVHEWRANPDAGVVGGNVALGIGLAMFGILAASLANVIQANPTGRGVPMVSLLAWAMLYGTVFDLGFAALTAGPPPLPANREYWAGIVYLALIGSVITFPLHYNLVREIGAGRTAYNSILTISVAMLISTLFEDYRWTGLTASGMVLAVVGMVLALRSKQKKTV; via the coding sequence ATGACAACCGCCGAGCAGGGCATGCTGCGTGCCCGCGTCATCCTCCCGTTCCTGATCACCGGCACGATCTGGGGATCGACCTGGTTCGTCATCACCGGCCAGATCGACGGTGTGCCCGCTGCCTGGTCGGTGTTCTACCGGTTTGCGCTGGCGACCCCCGCGCTGTTCCTGGTCGCCTATCTGATGAAGCGGCGGCTCAAACTGACGCGGCCCGAACACCGGCTTGCCGCGCTGGTCGGGATCTTCCAGTTCAGCGGCAACTTCCTGTTCGTCTACCATTCGGAGCTCTACGTCACCTCGGGCATCGTCGCGATGATGTTCGGGTTGCTGATGGTGCCCAACGCGATTTTCGGGCGCATCTTCCTGGGCGAGCGGGTGCAGGGCGGGTTCCTGCTCGGCAGCGCGGTCGCGATCGTCGGCGTGTCGCTGCTGCTGGTGCACGAATGGCGCGCCAATCCCGATGCCGGTGTGGTGGGCGGGAACGTGGCTCTGGGAATCGGTCTCGCGATGTTCGGCATCCTCGCCGCGTCGCTCGCGAACGTGATCCAGGCCAACCCGACCGGGCGGGGTGTTCCGATGGTGAGCCTGCTCGCCTGGGCGATGCTGTACGGGACGGTCTTCGATCTCGGCTTCGCCGCGCTGACTGCAGGTCCACCGCCGCTTCCGGCCAACCGGGAATACTGGGCGGGGATCGTCTATCTCGCGCTTATCGGATCGGTGATCACGTTTCCGCTGCACTACAATCTGGTGCGCGAAATCGGTGCCGGTCGCACCGCTTACAACTCGATCCTCACGATCTCGGTCGCGATGCTGATCTCGACGCTGTTCGAGGATTACCGGTGGACCGGGCTGACGGCGAGCGGAATGGTGCTGGCGGTAGTCGGGATGGTGCTGGCGCTCCGATCAAAGCAGAAGAAGACGGTGTAG
- a CDS encoding glutathione binding-like protein has translation MRLFDQEVVVPMTMGFRATGGRPMFEPRMPVVSPNAGAELSAMADEKWRWFDSALGSGNHFVLGRFTFADLIVFCFANFGFTVGWKLPQGTANLARFIDRHNGRESAKVWQDTE, from the coding sequence GTGCGGCTGTTCGACCAGGAAGTGGTGGTGCCGATGACCATGGGGTTCCGCGCCACCGGCGGGCGGCCGATGTTCGAACCGCGCATGCCGGTGGTCAGCCCCAATGCCGGTGCCGAACTGTCCGCCATGGCGGACGAAAAATGGCGCTGGTTCGACAGCGCGCTCGGCTCCGGAAACCATTTCGTCCTCGGCCGCTTTACCTTTGCCGACCTGATCGTGTTCTGTTTTGCGAATTTCGGCTTCACGGTAGGCTGGAAGCTACCCCAGGGCACCGCCAATCTCGCGCGCTTCATCGATCGGCACAACGGACGCGAGAGCGCGAAGGTGTGGCAGGATACCGAATAG
- a CDS encoding PH domain-containing protein gives MSVSDGQAAKGVPVPVAGARGEAEPRPEARNTDPRSFLVRGIAMLGQLVIPIAIASFTIFDDGAAAGFIRYIVPVVAAVLAFNFGMAYLQWRRLTYTIGTQDIRVESGVLSRSARSVPYERIQDVSLEQKLIPRLFGLVAVKFETGAGGGDDLSLSYLSEQTGEELRQLVRERRDGPVEAERGKPATPDSAAEPEAETLFAMDPRRLLIFGTFEFSLAVFAVLGGLLQYADSFIDFEIWDPDLWRGWIEQQGSFISGFGPYAQVISAIAGLIGVFVIGSATGMIRTFTREWGFILERTARGFRRRRGLFTRTDVVMPVHRVQGLRIGTGLLRYRFGWHSLRFVSLAQDAGSASHVVAPFAQLDEIAPIVAAAGFHLPNEEADWHRASEHYAFDSAVIDGGFFLLVAIPVAIFAPLWALPIPLALAVLFAAAALYSWRFKRHAIDASQIMARAGLLSPQSQIATRLKLHSVEIAQGPIARWRGYATLNLGLAGGEFDIPGVPIDRAREVRREILETIAATDFSQLEHA, from the coding sequence GTGAGCGTGTCAGACGGGCAGGCCGCTAAAGGCGTGCCGGTGCCGGTCGCGGGTGCGCGCGGCGAAGCCGAACCCCGGCCCGAGGCCCGCAATACCGACCCCAGAAGCTTTCTGGTCCGCGGCATTGCAATGCTGGGCCAGCTGGTGATCCCGATCGCGATCGCCAGCTTCACGATCTTCGATGACGGCGCGGCGGCCGGGTTCATCAGATATATCGTGCCGGTTGTCGCCGCCGTGCTCGCGTTCAATTTCGGCATGGCCTATCTGCAATGGCGGCGGCTCACCTACACGATCGGCACGCAGGACATCCGGGTCGAGAGCGGGGTGCTGAGCCGCTCGGCGCGCTCCGTTCCGTATGAGCGGATCCAGGACGTCAGCCTCGAACAGAAGCTCATCCCGCGCCTGTTCGGTCTCGTCGCGGTCAAGTTCGAGACCGGTGCAGGTGGCGGCGACGATCTGTCGCTATCCTACCTGTCCGAGCAGACGGGGGAAGAGCTGCGGCAGCTGGTGCGCGAACGGCGCGATGGGCCGGTCGAGGCTGAACGCGGCAAGCCCGCCACGCCTGACTCCGCTGCCGAACCCGAGGCCGAAACCCTGTTCGCCATGGATCCGCGGCGGCTGCTGATCTTCGGCACGTTCGAATTCTCGCTCGCCGTGTTCGCGGTGCTTGGCGGCCTGCTGCAATATGCCGACAGCTTCATCGATTTCGAAATCTGGGACCCGGACCTGTGGCGCGGCTGGATCGAGCAGCAGGGCAGTTTCATCTCGGGTTTCGGCCCGTACGCGCAGGTCATCAGCGCAATTGCCGGTCTGATCGGCGTGTTCGTCATCGGTTCGGCAACCGGCATGATCCGGACCTTTACCCGCGAGTGGGGCTTCATCCTTGAGCGCACGGCGAGGGGGTTCCGGCGGCGGCGCGGGCTGTTCACGCGTACCGACGTGGTGATGCCGGTGCATCGGGTGCAGGGCCTCAGGATCGGCACCGGGCTGCTGCGCTATCGTTTCGGCTGGCACAGCCTGCGCTTCGTCAGCCTTGCCCAGGACGCGGGCTCCGCCAGCCATGTGGTGGCGCCGTTCGCGCAGCTCGACGAGATCGCGCCGATCGTCGCGGCGGCGGGGTTCCACCTCCCGAACGAGGAGGCCGACTGGCATCGCGCATCCGAACACTATGCCTTCGACAGCGCCGTGATCGATGGCGGGTTCTTTCTGCTCGTCGCGATTCCGGTCGCGATATTCGCGCCGCTCTGGGCCCTGCCGATTCCGCTCGCTCTCGCCGTTCTGTTCGCTGCCGCTGCGCTCTATTCGTGGCGGTTCAAACGCCATGCGATCGACGCGTCGCAGATCATGGCGCGGGCCGGGTTGCTGTCGCCGCAGAGCCAGATTGCCACCCGTTTGAAGCTGCATTCGGTCGAGATCGCGCAGGGCCCGATCGCGCGCTGGCGTGGCTATGCGACGCTCAACCTGGGGCTCGCCGGGGGCGAGTTCGATATTCCCGGGGTCCCGATCGACCGCGCGCGCGAGGTCCGGCGGGAAATCCTGGAAACCATCGCCGCGACCGATTTTTCGCAGCTCGAACACGCCTGA
- a CDS encoding NAD-dependent epimerase/dehydratase family protein, producing MSQLLIFGLGYTALRIKAALEARGWSVEATGSAGDIDFVDDAAVRAALGRASHVLSSVPPDRESLSDPVLDRYGADIAGKRLSYLSSTGVYGDQQGAWVDESSPTGTGRRNARSEADARWLAMEAQLFRLPGIYGPGRSALDRVREGKARRIDLPGQVFSRVHVDDIASGVVAALQQDAPPGAYNLGDDLPASGNAVTEQACRLLGVDPPPLETLEDANLSDMALGFYMENRRVANGKARRVLGWHPLYPTYVEGLAALS from the coding sequence ATGAGCCAGTTGTTGATCTTCGGCCTGGGCTACACCGCCCTGCGGATCAAGGCGGCGCTCGAAGCGCGCGGCTGGAGCGTCGAAGCGACCGGGAGCGCGGGCGATATCGACTTTGTCGATGACGCTGCGGTGCGAGCGGCGCTGGGCCGGGCGAGCCACGTACTGTCCTCGGTCCCGCCCGATCGGGAGAGCCTGAGCGATCCGGTGCTCGACCGCTACGGCGCCGACATCGCGGGCAAGCGGCTCAGCTATCTTTCTTCAACCGGCGTATATGGCGACCAGCAAGGTGCATGGGTCGACGAAAGCTCGCCCACCGGCACGGGTCGCCGCAATGCGCGAAGCGAGGCCGATGCGCGCTGGCTGGCGATGGAAGCGCAGTTGTTTCGCCTGCCGGGCATCTACGGGCCGGGCCGCAGCGCCCTCGACCGGGTGCGCGAAGGCAAGGCGCGGCGGATCGATCTGCCGGGGCAAGTGTTCAGCCGTGTGCATGTCGATGACATCGCCAGCGGCGTCGTCGCTGCGCTGCAACAGGATGCCCCGCCCGGTGCCTACAACCTCGGCGACGATCTCCCCGCGAGCGGCAACGCGGTGACCGAACAGGCGTGCCGCCTGCTCGGCGTCGACCCGCCGCCGCTGGAAACGCTCGAAGACGCCAATCTTTCGGACATGGCGCTCGGGTTCTACATGGAGAACCGCCGGGTCGCGAACGGCAAGGCCAGGCGGGTGCTGGGATGGCATCCGCTCTATCCGACCTATGTCGAAGGATTGGCTGCGCTAAGTTGA
- a CDS encoding M48 family metallopeptidase, producing the protein MMLEILANATGGFDVETATRAYLDTLRGPARAQSDAYFEGGYWLIVWAALVAVLVDWLILNFRLSSAFRSLGEKISRRPSVVTWITALLYSLVAYALLLPWVIYTEFFREKSYGLLDLDFGGWFGEQLTGLAVELIVAPLLVVAVYALIRRAPRSWWAWSTGVVGVFLAFGMLLAPVFVSPLFNDYTEMEQGPLRDKIEAVAAKYDIPAEHIYVFDQSKQHKRISANVSGLGPTIRISLNDNLLERTSEEEILAVMGHEMGHYKLNHVYVIIAIMLLVIGISFFAISRIAPALIARFGSRWGVRDLADPASLPVIGILMTIAFFLATPVLNSLVRWAESDADAFGLEAAREPDGFARVAMRLSEYRKIEPGPIEEMLFFDHPSGATRVRMAMDWKARNVSDPQIVVPEAGYLETE; encoded by the coding sequence ATGATGCTGGAAATACTGGCAAACGCCACGGGCGGCTTCGATGTCGAGACCGCCACGCGCGCCTATCTCGACACGCTGCGGGGACCGGCGCGGGCGCAGTCCGACGCCTATTTCGAAGGCGGGTATTGGCTGATTGTCTGGGCGGCGCTTGTCGCGGTGCTGGTCGACTGGCTGATCCTCAATTTCCGCCTCTCCTCTGCATTCCGCAGCCTTGGCGAGAAGATCAGCCGCCGTCCCTCGGTGGTGACATGGATTACCGCGCTGCTTTACTCGCTGGTGGCCTATGCGTTGTTGCTGCCGTGGGTAATCTACACCGAATTCTTCCGCGAGAAGTCCTATGGCCTGCTCGACCTCGATTTCGGCGGATGGTTTGGCGAACAGCTCACCGGGCTTGCGGTTGAACTGATCGTCGCGCCCTTGCTGGTGGTCGCGGTCTACGCGCTGATCCGGCGCGCGCCGCGCAGCTGGTGGGCATGGAGCACCGGGGTTGTCGGCGTGTTCCTTGCCTTTGGAATGCTGCTCGCGCCGGTGTTCGTCTCGCCGTTGTTCAACGACTACACCGAGATGGAACAAGGGCCGCTGCGCGACAAGATCGAGGCCGTTGCCGCCAAATACGACATTCCTGCGGAGCACATCTATGTGTTCGACCAGTCGAAACAGCACAAACGCATTTCGGCCAATGTCTCAGGACTTGGCCCGACGATCCGCATTTCGCTCAACGACAATCTGCTCGAACGCACCAGCGAGGAGGAAATCCTCGCGGTTATGGGGCACGAGATGGGGCACTACAAACTCAACCATGTCTATGTGATCATCGCCATCATGCTGCTGGTTATCGGGATCAGTTTCTTTGCGATCTCGCGGATCGCACCGGCGTTGATTGCCCGGTTCGGTTCGCGCTGGGGCGTACGCGATCTGGCCGATCCGGCATCCTTGCCGGTGATCGGAATTCTCATGACGATTGCCTTCTTCCTCGCAACCCCGGTCCTCAATTCGCTGGTGCGCTGGGCCGAAAGCGATGCCGATGCCTTCGGGCTTGAAGCCGCGCGCGAGCCCGATGGCTTTGCCAGAGTGGCAATGCGGCTGTCCGAATACCGCAAGATCGAGCCCGGCCCGATCGAAGAGATGCTGTTCTTCGACCACCCCTCGGGCGCGACCCGGGTGCGCATGGCGATGGACTGGAAGGCCAGGAATGTGAGTGACCCGCAGATCGTGGTTCCCGAAGCGGGCTATCTCGAAACCGAATGA
- a CDS encoding PH domain-containing protein produces the protein MESTLTATPASPAAATFADPDGELTRVHPNYKSALRVRATITAIPFVIVALILETIFREQELLVSGAIAGPVLLIAIAFIIRLPSRRYTARGYAMSADRLRVVRGLLFRSDTVVPFGRVQHIDVDQGPIERFFDIATLTLHTAGSHNASVHLPGLQQDLARDMRETIRAHIRRESL, from the coding sequence ATGGAATCGACGCTCACCGCCACGCCCGCTTCGCCTGCCGCTGCGACATTCGCCGACCCCGATGGCGAGCTGACCAGGGTTCATCCCAACTACAAATCCGCGCTGCGGGTGCGGGCGACGATCACGGCGATCCCGTTCGTGATCGTCGCGCTGATTCTCGAGACGATTTTTCGCGAGCAGGAATTGCTGGTCTCGGGCGCGATCGCGGGGCCGGTGCTGCTGATCGCCATCGCCTTCATCATCCGGCTGCCCTCGCGGCGCTACACCGCGCGCGGCTATGCGATGAGCGCCGACCGGCTGCGGGTGGTGCGCGGCCTGCTGTTCCGCTCCGACACGGTTGTCCCGTTCGGGCGGGTGCAGCATATCGACGTCGACCAGGGGCCGATCGAGCGGTTCTTCGATATCGCGACGCTCACCCTGCACACCGCCGGAAGCCACAACGCCTCGGTGCATCTGCCGGGCCTGCAGCAGGACCTCGCCCGCGACATGCGCGAAACGATCCGCGCGCATATCAGGCGGGAAAGCCTGTGA